The sequence below is a genomic window from Thiomonas intermedia.
CCTCGCGCTCGGCGTGGCGCTCGCCGTCTGCCTGGTTCTGGCCGTGCAGGCCGGCGCGGTGGAGGTGCGCCGGGCCGACTGGTTGCAGCCCTTCGCGGCTACCTCGGGCAGTTATGTGCTGTGGGAGATTCGTCTGCCGCGCGCCCTGTTTGCCGCGCTGGTGGGCGCGGTGCTGGGGCTGTCGGGTGCGCTCACGCAGGGTCTGTTCCGCAATCCGCTGGCCGACCCCGGACTGCTCGGCGTGACCACGGGCGCGGCCCTGTTCGCGGCGCTGGTCATCGTGTTCTTCGCCGGCCTTGGCCTGGCGCTGCCGCCACCCCTGCGGCTCTGGCTGCTGCCGGCCGCAGCCTTCACCGGGGCCTTGCTCGTGGTCTTTCTGCTCGACCGCGCCGCGCGCTGGCTCACGCCGGGCTCCATCGCCGGGCTGTTGCTGACCGGCGTGGCGCTCAACGCCCTGGCCGGCTCGGTCATCGGCCTGGCCACCTACGCGGCCAGCGACGAGCAGTTGCGCAGCCTCTCGTTCTGGACCCTGGGATCGCTGGCCGGCGCCAACTGGACGCTGGTGCTCCTGCTCGCCGGCCTGCTGGCGCTCGGGCTGTGGTGGGTGCGCCGCCTGCTGCAGGCCATGAATGCCCTGGCGCTGGGCGAGGCGGTGGCGGCGCATCTGGGCATCGACGTCAACGCGCTGCGCGGCCGGGTCATCGTGGCGGTGGCGCTGCTGTCGGGCTTTGCCGTGGCGTGGACCGGGGTGATCGGCTTCATCGGCCTGATGGCGCCCAATCTGGTGCGGCTGCTCATCGGCCCGGACCAGCGGCAGGTGGCCCCGCTCTCCGCGCTGACCGGCGCCATCGTGCTCACGCTGGCCGACACCCTGGCCCGCACCGTGGCCATTCCCGCCGAGATTCCCGTGGGCATCTTCACCGCCCTGCTCGGCGGCCCGTTTTTCCTGCTCATGCTGCGGCCCGGCTTGAGCCGGGGAGGTTGACCGCCCATGTCTGCCCTGCCGCAAACCCAAGCCGCCGCCCTGCTGCATGTGGAGGGCGCGACGGCACGCCTCGGGCGCCATGTCGTCGGGCCGTTCGACCTGCACCTGCAGGCCGGACAGACCCTGGCCATCCTCGGCCCCAGCGGCGCAGGCAAGTCCACCCTGCTGCGGCTGCTCGCACGCGAGCTGCCTCCCGACTCGGGCACGGTGCGTTTCGAGGGCAAGCCGCTGCGACAGTGGAACGCGCTCGACCTCAGCCACCGCCGCGCCGTGCTGCCGCAGGGCTTCGACGTGGCCTTCGGTCTCGCGGCCGATCTGGTGGTGGCGCTGGGCCGCGTCGGGCGCCGACACGATCCGCAGCGCGACGCCATCGTGCAGGCCGCGCTCGAACTCGCCCGCGTGCCGCAGGTTCGCCACCGGCGCTTTCACACCCTGTCGGGCGGCGAGCAGGCGCGGGTGCAACTGGCCCGCGTGTTCGCGCAGCTCTGGGATGTGCAGGGCGGCCTGGTGCTGGTGGATGAACCCATCGCCGCACTCGATCCCGGCCTGCAGTTCGAGCTGATGCACGGTCTGATCGGCTTCGCCCGCGCGCGTCGTCATGCCCTGGTCGCCGTGCTGCACGACATCAACCACGCGCTGGCCGGCTTCGATCGGCTGCTGCTGGTTCGCGCCGCGCGGCAAATGGCCATCCTGCCCGCCGACCGCGCGGCCCTGCCCCAGCTGCAAACGCTTTACGGCGTGCGGCTGCAGGCCGTGGAACTGGGCGAGGGCCAATGGGCCACGGTGGTGCGGCCCGAGGCTGGCGCCGACATGGTCTCCATGAGCGACCGTGCCGCACCATGAACGGCCCCATCTCCTGGCCACACGCCTTCCGGGTGCAACTGTCGCGGCCGTCCTGGCCCGTGGTGCTGCTCGTCATGGCCGGGCTGCATCTCTGGCTGCTGGTCTGGGCGCGGTCGCTCGCCCCGACGCCCGTCACCGCCGCCGCTGCGTTGCAGAGCCCGCAGGTCCGCTGGATGCAGGCCGCCGTGCTGCCCGCACCCGAACCCGATCCGCAGGCCGCGCCGCGCGTCGATGGCACACGGACCACGCAACCCCGGCTGAAGACCCCCCCGCAGCCCCAACGCCCTCCGCACCCCGCGACCGCGCCCCCCGAGCCGGCCGCCGAACGCGCCCCTCAACGCACGCCCGACCCGGCACCGCTGCCCGTCCCTCTGCCGCGCAACGACGCCCCCGCGCCCACTCTGCAAGCCGCACCGGCCTCGCCACAGACGGCTGCCCCCACCACGGCCAAGGTCAGCCCGGCGCCGCCCAACACGCCAGCGGCCCGCACTGACGGCGATGTGCCACATCCGGCCCACCGCGCTGCGGCCTCAGACCCCACGCCGTCCGCCGCGCCCGCGCGCCCTGTCGATGCCCGCCAGTTCGGATGCGACTTCCCCCGCCCGCCCTACCCGCGTCTGGCCCGGCTGAATGGCGAGAGCGGAACCGCCGTGATGCACCTGACGCTGGCCCCCAGCGGCCAGATCAACGCCGCCGTGGTGGAGCGCAGCAGCGGCTCTGCCACGCTCGACGCCGCCGCGCTGGCCTCGGCCCGCGCCGGGCAGTGCGCCGCCGGTGTCGGCTTGCGGCAGGCCACGGTGCCCTTCCACTTCCAGCTTGACCCTTGAAGGAGACTTCCCCATGCAGACATTCGGTCTGGGCGTTCTATGGCAGCAGGGCGATGCGGTGAGCCGCGCCACGCTGCTGATTCTGTTGGGCATGTCCTGCCTGTCGTGGACCCTCATCCTGATCAAAAGCCTCGACCTGCTGCGCTTCTCCCGCCAGGCCGCGCGGGTGGACACCCATTTCTGGGAATCGCACGATCTCGAATCGGGCGCCCCCATTCTGGGCCAGCCGGGCAGCCCCTTCCATGCCCTGTACCTGGCCGCAACCCAGGCCATGGCGCATCACACCGCCCACCCCCAGCATCTGCACACCCGCCTCGACCTGGGCGACTGGCTGGCCCGCGGCCTGAAGATGGCGCTGGAAGAAACCGCCGCCAGGATGCAGAGCGGGCTGGCCGTGCTGGCCTCCATCGGCAGCACCGCCCCGTTCGTCGGCCTGTTCGGCACGGTGTGGGGGATCTATCACGCCCTCATGGCCATCGGCGCCAGCGGCCAGGCCGGGCTGAACCAGGTGGCCGGCCCCATCGGCGAGGCGCTGGTGATGACGGCACTGGGCCTGTTCGTCGCCATTCCCGCCGTGCTCGGCTACAACGCGCTCACCCGCGCCGCCCGCAGCCAGGTGGCCAAGCTCACCCGTTTTGCCAACGGCCTGCACGCCCTGCTGCTCACCGGCGCCAACCCCGCCGCGCTCAAGCCCGGGCCGCGCCTGCAGGCCGTCGCGGCCCGGAGCGCCTGATGAACGCGCTCGACGCCGCCGCGCTCGACACCCCCATCGACGCGCCGCTGATGGGCGAGATCAACATGACGCCGCTGGTCGATGTGATGCTGGTGCTGCTCATCGTCTTCATGGTCACCCTGCCCGCGCTGGTCGACGCCGCCCAGGTGCGCCTGCCCCAGGCGAGCAGCACGCCCTTGCCGCGCAACCTGCCGCATGTCGATGTGCAACTCGCCGCCGACGGCACGCCGCGCTGGAACGGCGCGGCCGTGACCGCCGAGGCGCTGCAGGCCCGGCTGCGGCAGACCGCGCAGCAGAATCCGCCGCCGCAGATCCGGCTCTACGCCGATCGCGCCACGCCCTACGCCTTCGTGGCCGATCTGCTCGCCGCCGCGCAGCGCGCAGGCGTGCCGGGCGTGGCCTTCGTCACCGCGGCGCCCACGGGTGCGGGCGGGGCGCCTTGAGCCAGCCCTCCCTCCGTCCCTCTCCCTGGGCGTTCTTCTGACTTTTTTCTGAACCCTTTTTCTGACCGATCCGGCAAGTCCCGTATGCCCCCGCCACCCCGTACCGACCTCGCTTGGCTGACCGAGTACCACGCCCTGTGTCGCGCCTACGCCGATGCGCAGCACCACTGCACCGAGCTGATCCGTGGCCAGCAGCGCCGCATCGCCGCCCTCGAATCGCAGCTCATGCTGCTGCAGGGCGAGCTCATCCGCCGCGACACCGCGCTCGCCTGGGCGCAGGCAGACCAGGCCGTGCTCGCTGCGGGCAAGACCCCGGCCACGCCCGAGGCCGACCCGGCCGCGCTGGCCTCCAGCCTGCGCGCCGCCGATCTCGTGATCTGCCAGACCGGCTGCGTCAGCCACGGTGCGTACTGGCGGGTAGAGGACTATTGCCGCCGCACCGGCAAGCCCTGCGTGCTGGTCGATCAGCCCGAGGCGCTGCGCATCGTGCGGCTGCACCGGCCACCGCGCGCCGAATCCATGGCCGCGAGCTTCACGCCCGAGCGCGACGACCCAGCGGCCTGAGCGGACGGGCGAAGGGCCGCTTCAGGCCAGCCCTCCCCCTCCCAACCTCCCCCACCCTGTGGGGGAGGAGTAGGCAGCGCTGCGCGCGATCTGCATACGCCCTCCCAACCTCCCCCACCCTGTGGGGAAGAAGTAGGCAGCGCTGCGCGCGATCGGCGCAAGCGCCTCCCAACCTCTCTTAGCGTTGTAGGGGGACGCCGATTGGCTCCCTCCCCACTCGTGGGGAGGGCTGGGGTGGGGAGGCGCTTCAAACGACGACGCGCCCGATCCATGGGGCCTGTTCACCCTCGGCGCGCACCTGCAGCGCCCAAACCCCGGCCCGCCCTACCATCGCGCCATGTCCGCCACCGCCCTGCTCACTCTGCTTGCCGCCAGCGTCTTGCTGGTTCCCCTGTTCAAACGCTTCGGTCTGGGCTCGGTGCTCGGCTATCTCGTGGCGGGCATCGCGGTCGGGCCTTACGGTCTGGGCGTGGTGAGCCGACCCGAGTCGGTGCTGCACACTGCCGAACTGGGCGTCACGCTGCTGATGTTCCTCATCGGCCTGGAGCTGCAGCCCAGTCGCCTGTGGGCGCTGCGGCGGCAGGTGTTCGGCCTGGGTGCACTGCAGATGGCCGGGGTGGCGTTGCCGGCGGCGGCCCTGGCGGCGGCGCTGGGCATGGGGTGGACGGGCGCGGCGCTGGTCGGCGTGGCGCTGGCGATGTCGTCCACCGCCTACATCCTGCCGCTGCTGGCCGAGCGCCGGGAGCTGACCACGCGCTTCGGCCGCGAGACCTTCGCCATCCTCCTGTTCCAGGACGTGAGCGTCATTCCCATCCTGGCGCTGCTCGCCCTCACCGGCGCCGGGGGACATGCGCCGGGCTGGCCCGCCCTGGCCGCCTTGCTGGCCGTGGCCCTGGCCGGTCGGCCGGTGCTGGCCACCATGTTCCGCTACGTGGCGCGGTTCGGCGGAGGCAACCGCGAGCTGTTCGCCGCCGCCGCGCTGCTGGGTGCCGTGGGCATCGGCGTGGGGCTGAGCAGCGTGGGCCTGTCGGCCTCGCTGGGCGCCTTTCTCGCCGGGGTGCTGCTGGCCGATTCGGAATTCCGCCATGAGTTGGAGGCGGCCATCGAGCCTTTCGAGAGTCTGCTGCTCGGCCTGTTCTTCATCGCGGTGGGCATGGGCATCGCGCTGCCGCTGGTGGTGGCCCAACCCCTGCAGGTGCTCGGCCTGGGGGCGGGCATTCTGCTGCTCAAGGCGCTCACGCTCTACGCGGGGCGGCGGCTCATCGGCGGCGACGACGCGGTCAGCCGCCCCTTGGCCATCGTGCTGGCCTGCGGCGGCGAGTTCGCCTTCGTGCTGTTTGCCAGCGCGCGCGCAAACGGCCTGCTGAGCGGCCCCACCGCCGAGCTGCTGACCGTGGCGGTGGCGGTCTCCATGGCCCTGGCGCCGTTCCTGCTCATCCTCAACGACCGGCTGATCCAGCCGTGGGCGCGCAACCGGCAGGCGCCGCCGTTCAGCACCATCGACGAACCGGGCCAGCCCGTCGTCATTGCGGGTTACGGGCGCGTCGGCCAGGTCGTCGGACGGCTGCTCAACGCTCAGGGCGTGGCCTTCACCGCGCTGGATGCCAGCGCCGAACAGGTGGACTTCGTGCGCCAGTTCGGCAACAAGATCTACTACGGCGACGCCACCCGCCTGTCGCTGCTGCGCGCCGCCCATGTGCAGGACGCCCGGCTGTTCGTCCTCGCCGTCGATGACGTCGAAGCCAGCCTGAAGATCGCCGAGCTGCTGCGCACCCACTTCCCCGACGTGCCGCTGCTGGCGCGGGCGCGCAACCGCACCCATCTCATGCGCCTGCGCGAGCTCGGCGTGAAAGAGGTGCTGCGCGAAACCTGGGGCACCAGCGTGGAGCTGGGACGGCGGGCGCTGCAGACCGTGCAGCCCGACGTCGATGCCGACCGGGTGGCCGCGCTGTTCACCGCGCACGACCTGCGCCTGCTCGACCGCCAGCAGGCCGTCTCGCACGATCAGGCCGCGCTCATCGCCCTGTCGAAAGACGCCCGCGCCGAGCTGGAAGACATCCTCCAGGGCGACGCGCAACTGCACCTCGCCACCGCCCCGGACGTTGGCACTGCCGCATCCAAGGCTGTACCGGACGCGGCACCGTAGCCACCGTTGGGGTTCACCCCCGCTCCCGCGAGACGCTCAACGCTCCGTCGTCGGGCGCCACCATTTCGAGATGCGTTCGGAAATCTCGCGGTCGGGGAACGATTGGTAATGCGAGATGTCGTTGAACAGCTTGAGACGCGGGCGGACCTCGTTCATGAAATCGAGAATGTTCAGCGCCGCGGGGCTTTGATCGAGGCGCTCGCGGTAGCCGCGCGCATCCAGGCCCAGGAGGCTGCTGACGAGCAGGCGATTGGTGCCCTTGTGCGAGACGACCAGCACGGTCTGATGCCGGTGCCGCTCGATGATCTCGCGCAGAAAGGGCAGCGCCCGATGGATGACGCTCAGGCCCGACTCCCCGCCTTCGGGCGCCACCAGCAGGGGGTCTTCCTCCCACAGGCCGTAGGCCTGCGGGAAGCGGTCGATGACTTCATCGCGGGTCAGGCCTTCCCAGTTGCCGTAGTCGATCTCGCGCAGCGCGGCGGCGGTCTGAACCGGCAGACCATGCGGGGCGGCCACGAGCTGCGCGGTTTCCATGGTGCGGGCCATCGGGCTGGCGTAGGCCGCGGCGATGGGCACGCCCGACAGCCGCATGCCCAGGCTGGCGGCCTGCTCGCGCCCTTCGTCGGACAGGGGCTCATCGTTCGATCCGGCAAAGCGATCTTCCAGCGTCAGGCGGGTCTCGCCATGACGGACGAGCAGGATGCGTGTGGGCATCGGGGTCTCCCAGAGAGGTTGTGGGTGGAGGATATGGTGTCGCATCATTTTCGCCGCAGCCGTGGGGCTCTGCACTCACCCTTTTCATCCCTCCGTCTCCAGATCGGGGATGTGGTTGAACGCGATGCGCATGGGGGCTTCCGCTCGGCCCTGGTGGCCGCTGCCGCAATAGACGGTGTGGCGGCCGTAGCGCACGTTGAGGGCATCGACCGCACTCCACAGCGCGGCCTGCTCCGCCCCGGTGCCGGGCACGTCGTCGGCAAACAGGCTGGCGCTGGTCTGGCCGGGCTGGCGCAGATCGTGCAGCAGCATGGCAACCTTCATGGGCGCCCAGCCCGCAGGCACCATGCCGGGCCACAGCCCGCGCAGGGTGTGCAGCAGGGCGCGGGTGTCGGCCGTGGCGGCGAAGCGGGCGCCGTGCTCGGGCCGCAGGCGCTCGCCGTGGCGGCGGGTGAGCTTGAGCATCACGGTCATGGCACCCGCCAGCAGGTGTTCGCGGCGCAGACGCATGGCGGCTTTCTGCGTCAGGCGGTCGAGCACGGCCAGCGCGCCGTCCGCGCTGCGCATCTCGGGCGCGAGCACATGGGAATGGCCGAGCGAGCGCCGCGGATTCGCAGCCTGCACGCCCGACGCCAGCCCGTGCAGGCGATCGAAGAAGGCCTCGCCCGCCATGCCGCCCCACACCACGCGCAGTTGCTCGCGGCGCGCCTGCCAGAGCTGCTCCACGCTGTGGATGCCCTGCGCCTGCAGCCGCGCAAACATGCGCACGTTGATGCCGGTGAGATCGGTGAGCTGCATGCGCAACAGCGGGCCAGGCAGGTCGCCCGCGTCGATCACCACCAGACCGTCGGGCTTTTGCAGATTGGAGGCCTGCTTGGCCAGAAACACATTGGGCGCGATGCCCACCGACACCCGCATGCACTCGCCCAGCGCCTCGCGCAGCGCGGCCTTGAGACGCAGCGCCAGTTGCGTGGCCCGCTCGCGGCTGCTCCAGCCCATGGGCAGGCTGCAGGCCATCTCGTCGATGGACAACACGTTTTCGACCGGGGCAATGGTGTCCACCACGGCCACGGCGCGATGGTGGATCTGCACATACTCGGCATGCCGCGCCACCACGAACACGATGTTCGGGCAAAGCCTGCGCGCTTCGGCCACCTGCGTGCCCGTCTTCACGCCGAAGGCCTTGGCCTCGTAGCTGGCGGCGATGCAGCAGGTGGTGTCGGCCATCATGGGCACCACGCCCACGGGACGCCCTCGCAACTCAGGGCAGAGCTGCTGCTCGACCGAGGCGAAGTAGGAGTTGAAATCGACCAGCAGGCAGCGCAGCGTCATGGCATGTCGTGCCGATGAGGCACGCCCTAATACTGTTTTTATGTTCAGTATTTCACAACGGCGCCGACGGCGCAATGCGGGACACACCAGGGCCTGTTATGGCGACGCTGAACAAATTTTCGTGAAGGCGCGCGCCTGGCCGCGGGAGGGGATGCAAGGCGCAAACCACGGCCCTGGCCCAAGCGATTGATCTGGTCTGGAGAAGGATGAACGGGCATGGGCTCCGCCATGCAGGCGTCTCCCCCTCCCAACCTCCCCCACGCTGTGGGGGAGGAGAAGACTGCGCTGCGCGCAATCTGCGTAAGCCCTCCCAACCTCCCCCACGCTGTGGGGGAGGAGAAGACAGCGCTGCGCGCGATCTGCGTAAGCCCTCCCAACCTCCCCCACGCTGTGGGGGAGGAGAAAACGGCGCTACGCGCGATCTGCGTAAGCCCTCCCAACCTCCTCCCCCTGTGAGGGAAGCGTGTTGGCTCCCTCTCCACTTGTGGGGAGGGTTGGGGTGGGGTGCCGTTTCAAACGTCAACGTGCCGGATCAACAAGTGCGCGGCCGCGCACCCTCGGCGGCATGGGCGTATATTCGCCGGTTTGGTCCATACCGCACGGCCAGTGCGCACAACACCATGGCGATTTCCATTCTGCTCGACCTGATCGGCGGCGTCTCGCTGCTGCTTTGGGGTCTGCACATGGTGCAAAGCGGCATCCTGCGCGCTTTCGGCCCCCGGTTGAAGGCCTGGCTGGGCCGCCTG
It includes:
- a CDS encoding histidine phosphatase family protein — its product is MPTRILLVRHGETRLTLEDRFAGSNDEPLSDEGREQAASLGMRLSGVPIAAAYASPMARTMETAQLVAAPHGLPVQTAAALREIDYGNWEGLTRDEVIDRFPQAYGLWEEDPLLVAPEGGESGLSVIHRALPFLREIIERHRHQTVLVVSHKGTNRLLVSSLLGLDARGYRERLDQSPAALNILDFMNEVRPRLKLFNDISHYQSFPDREISERISKWWRPTTER
- a CDS encoding ABC transporter ATP-binding protein is translated as MSALPQTQAAALLHVEGATARLGRHVVGPFDLHLQAGQTLAILGPSGAGKSTLLRLLARELPPDSGTVRFEGKPLRQWNALDLSHRRAVLPQGFDVAFGLAADLVVALGRVGRRHDPQRDAIVQAALELARVPQVRHRRFHTLSGGEQARVQLARVFAQLWDVQGGLVLVDEPIAALDPGLQFELMHGLIGFARARRHALVAVLHDINHALAGFDRLLLVRAARQMAILPADRAALPQLQTLYGVRLQAVELGEGQWATVVRPEAGADMVSMSDRAAP
- a CDS encoding cation:proton antiporter, yielding MSATALLTLLAASVLLVPLFKRFGLGSVLGYLVAGIAVGPYGLGVVSRPESVLHTAELGVTLLMFLIGLELQPSRLWALRRQVFGLGALQMAGVALPAAALAAALGMGWTGAALVGVALAMSSTAYILPLLAERRELTTRFGRETFAILLFQDVSVIPILALLALTGAGGHAPGWPALAALLAVALAGRPVLATMFRYVARFGGGNRELFAAAALLGAVGIGVGLSSVGLSASLGAFLAGVLLADSEFRHELEAAIEPFESLLLGLFFIAVGMGIALPLVVAQPLQVLGLGAGILLLKALTLYAGRRLIGGDDAVSRPLAIVLACGGEFAFVLFASARANGLLSGPTAELLTVAVAVSMALAPFLLILNDRLIQPWARNRQAPPFSTIDEPGQPVVIAGYGRVGQVVGRLLNAQGVAFTALDASAEQVDFVRQFGNKIYYGDATRLSLLRAAHVQDARLFVLAVDDVEASLKIAELLRTHFPDVPLLARARNRTHLMRLRELGVKEVLRETWGTSVELGRRALQTVQPDVDADRVAALFTAHDLRLLDRQQAVSHDQAALIALSKDARAELEDILQGDAQLHLATAPDVGTAASKAVPDAAP
- a CDS encoding DUF2325 domain-containing protein, with the protein product MPPPPRTDLAWLTEYHALCRAYADAQHHCTELIRGQQRRIAALESQLMLLQGELIRRDTALAWAQADQAVLAAGKTPATPEADPAALASSLRAADLVICQTGCVSHGAYWRVEDYCRRTGKPCVLVDQPEALRIVRLHRPPRAESMAASFTPERDDPAA
- a CDS encoding FecCD family ABC transporter permease, with the translated sequence MNPCTELAPPRARPAPLRWLQGLQRRPALALGVALAVCLVLAVQAGAVEVRRADWLQPFAATSGSYVLWEIRLPRALFAALVGAVLGLSGALTQGLFRNPLADPGLLGVTTGAALFAALVIVFFAGLGLALPPPLRLWLLPAAAFTGALLVVFLLDRAARWLTPGSIAGLLLTGVALNALAGSVIGLATYAASDEQLRSLSFWTLGSLAGANWTLVLLLAGLLALGLWWVRRLLQAMNALALGEAVAAHLGIDVNALRGRVIVAVALLSGFAVAWTGVIGFIGLMAPNLVRLLIGPDQRQVAPLSALTGAIVLTLADTLARTVAIPAEIPVGIFTALLGGPFFLLMLRPGLSRGG
- a CDS encoding ExbD/TolR family protein, encoding MNALDAAALDTPIDAPLMGEINMTPLVDVMLVLLIVFMVTLPALVDAAQVRLPQASSTPLPRNLPHVDVQLAADGTPRWNGAAVTAEALQARLRQTAQQNPPPQIRLYADRATPYAFVADLLAAAQRAGVPGVAFVTAAPTGAGGAP
- a CDS encoding TonB family protein, coding for MNGPISWPHAFRVQLSRPSWPVVLLVMAGLHLWLLVWARSLAPTPVTAAAALQSPQVRWMQAAVLPAPEPDPQAAPRVDGTRTTQPRLKTPPQPQRPPHPATAPPEPAAERAPQRTPDPAPLPVPLPRNDAPAPTLQAAPASPQTAAPTTAKVSPAPPNTPAARTDGDVPHPAHRAAASDPTPSAAPARPVDARQFGCDFPRPPYPRLARLNGESGTAVMHLTLAPSGQINAAVVERSSGSATLDAAALASARAGQCAAGVGLRQATVPFHFQLDP
- a CDS encoding Y-family DNA polymerase codes for the protein MTLRCLLVDFNSYFASVEQQLCPELRGRPVGVVPMMADTTCCIAASYEAKAFGVKTGTQVAEARRLCPNIVFVVARHAEYVQIHHRAVAVVDTIAPVENVLSIDEMACSLPMGWSSRERATQLALRLKAALREALGECMRVSVGIAPNVFLAKQASNLQKPDGLVVIDAGDLPGPLLRMQLTDLTGINVRMFARLQAQGIHSVEQLWQARREQLRVVWGGMAGEAFFDRLHGLASGVQAANPRRSLGHSHVLAPEMRSADGALAVLDRLTQKAAMRLRREHLLAGAMTVMLKLTRRHGERLRPEHGARFAATADTRALLHTLRGLWPGMVPAGWAPMKVAMLLHDLRQPGQTSASLFADDVPGTGAEQAALWSAVDALNVRYGRHTVYCGSGHQGRAEAPMRIAFNHIPDLETEG
- a CDS encoding MotA/TolQ/ExbB proton channel family protein, producing the protein MQTFGLGVLWQQGDAVSRATLLILLGMSCLSWTLILIKSLDLLRFSRQAARVDTHFWESHDLESGAPILGQPGSPFHALYLAATQAMAHHTAHPQHLHTRLDLGDWLARGLKMALEETAARMQSGLAVLASIGSTAPFVGLFGTVWGIYHALMAIGASGQAGLNQVAGPIGEALVMTALGLFVAIPAVLGYNALTRAARSQVAKLTRFANGLHALLLTGANPAALKPGPRLQAVAARSA